From Achromobacter spanius, a single genomic window includes:
- a CDS encoding lytic transglycosylase domain-containing protein, translating to MSAFLLRSRRWLGAVLLSLPAAATLAADVYVSFDAQGMAHFAPTALDDSYRLLFRDMSAGGRGSRRAAEPSPEVRKALEQAAQRHGLDYALLHAVAQAESGFNTLAVSPKGAVGLMQLMPATGSQYGVPGTDEVLQANLRKLDLNVDAGSRYLRALLDRYDGNLELALAAYNAGEGAVQRAGNRIPNFEETRNYVSRIMSAYQPAASIAPQASPPRAVLADNTGMTPSMWTIQGDQKAVRQFEEGFMIVPPRKR from the coding sequence ATGTCCGCATTTCTTTTGCGAAGCCGCCGCTGGCTGGGCGCGGTGTTGCTATCGCTGCCTGCCGCCGCCACCCTTGCCGCCGATGTCTACGTGTCGTTCGACGCGCAAGGCATGGCGCACTTTGCCCCCACCGCGCTCGACGACAGCTACCGGCTGCTGTTCCGCGATATGTCCGCAGGCGGCCGCGGCAGCCGGCGTGCTGCCGAGCCCAGCCCGGAAGTTCGCAAGGCGCTGGAACAGGCCGCGCAGCGCCACGGGCTGGATTACGCCCTGCTGCACGCCGTGGCGCAGGCGGAGTCGGGCTTCAATACGCTGGCGGTGTCGCCCAAGGGCGCCGTCGGCCTGATGCAACTGATGCCCGCGACCGGCAGCCAATACGGCGTGCCCGGCACGGACGAAGTCCTGCAGGCCAACCTGCGCAAGCTGGATCTGAACGTCGATGCCGGCAGCCGCTATCTGCGCGCCCTGCTCGACCGCTACGACGGCAACCTGGAGCTGGCGTTGGCCGCCTACAACGCGGGCGAAGGCGCCGTGCAGCGCGCCGGCAACCGGATTCCGAACTTCGAAGAGACGCGCAACTACGTCAGCCGGATCATGTCGGCCTATCAGCCGGCAGCGTCAATAGCGCCGCAAGCGTCGCCGCCGCGCGCGGTGCTGGCCGACAACACCGGCATGACCCCTTCCATGTGGACGATCCAGGGCGATCAGAAGGCCGTCAGGCAGTTCGAGGAAGGCTTCATGATCGTGCCGCCGCGCAAGCGGTAA
- a CDS encoding alkaline phytoceramidase, whose translation MSTRSAATTSAPRSRRVLPWTVVILVALGLALYGPIPQLEHYHDFADKRAWLGIPNAGDVLSNLGFAVVGWYGLALVLHSRRHPALDAIRPGYTVFFLALLLTAFGSGWYHLVPDNARLIWDRLPIALLCAGILSAVWRETVGDGRWVDVLWTALAVGSVAWWWYTDHTSTGDLRPYLFVQFMPLVLVPLLQWRNGTPMRERLYFGAAIGFYVLAKAAELLDYQIYNAFTFLSGHTLKHLFSMVAGLMVTLNFAHRKREADATIRPFPPA comes from the coding sequence ATGAGCACTCGATCTGCTGCAACGACGTCCGCCCCCCGCTCGCGCCGCGTGCTGCCGTGGACGGTGGTGATTCTGGTGGCGCTGGGCCTGGCGCTCTACGGGCCGATTCCCCAGCTTGAGCACTATCACGACTTTGCCGACAAGCGCGCGTGGCTGGGCATCCCCAATGCGGGCGATGTCCTGTCGAACCTGGGTTTTGCGGTGGTTGGCTGGTATGGGTTGGCGCTGGTGCTGCACTCGCGCCGCCACCCTGCGCTGGACGCGATCCGGCCTGGCTACACGGTGTTTTTCCTTGCCCTTTTGCTGACCGCCTTCGGGTCCGGCTGGTATCACCTGGTGCCGGACAACGCGCGCCTGATCTGGGACCGCCTGCCCATCGCGCTGCTGTGCGCCGGCATCCTGTCGGCCGTGTGGCGCGAGACGGTGGGCGACGGGCGCTGGGTGGACGTGCTGTGGACCGCGCTGGCGGTGGGCAGCGTGGCGTGGTGGTGGTACACCGATCACACGTCGACTGGCGATCTGCGTCCGTACCTGTTCGTGCAGTTCATGCCGCTGGTGCTGGTGCCGCTGCTGCAATGGCGCAACGGCACGCCCATGCGGGAACGGCTGTATTTTGGCGCGGCGATCGGGTTCTACGTGCTGGCCAAGGCTGCCGAGCTGCTCGATTATCAGATTTACAACGCCTTCACGTTCCTCAGCGGCCACACCCTCAAGCACCTGTTTTCCATGGTGGCGGGGCTGATGGTGACGTTGAACTTCGCGCATCGCAAGCGCGAGGCGGATGCAACCATCCGACCGTTCCCGCCGGCCTGA